The window cgtgtgGAGGAGAAGCAtagatgccccggttaggaggtgcgAGACGTTAGCATTGGcaggtacgaggagaggtagatgacgacctaagaagtattgtgGTGAGGTGATCATGCAAGACATGACGCGacttcagatcttggaggacatggcTCTGGATAGAAAggggtggaggtcgagcattagggttgttcCGGGGGCGGGGCTGGCCTATTGTTGTTTCGCTGTGGGTTGTTAGTGGTTTATGTAGTTTCCTCACTATTTTCTATGGTAATATTGTTGTTTATATTTATTACTTTtacatctatttttctatttcttacgATGCTGTTAATTTTTTTATCTTCTATTGCTGTCACTGACCTATTGTCtattgtttatttttcttcttctcgagccgagggtctttcagaaACAGCATCTCTATCCCTctgagtaggggtaaggtctgcgtacactctaccctccccagaccccacttgtgagattatattgggttgttattgttgtagctTGGTTCCTTCTTCTCCAACCAGGAGTAGTTTAGGTGGCTGTAGTGATCTTTGGTTTTGTTCTTTACGAAAGGTCTGTTGTTTCGCAGACTCTTAGGGGTTATTTAATGAAaaatttaattaccaaaaaaagaaTGAAGTCAGCAAATTTTGTAGATGAAACCCTCTAACTCTCTTTGCCCCTAAATGAACTCATGTCCTCAAATTTTTCTACTTCCACAAGAAACCCATTGTCAAGCTTAACCTCTTTCTTCTATTGCTTGAATTCACAGTCAATAGAAGGACTTGGGCGCTAATGTATTATCATTCTTTGCGCCGCAGGTGTGATCAATGCCATTGAGCTTCCAAAATCATAAAGGTTTCTATCAAACAGGATTCTGaggtttttttttctctttgcaGATTGAAGATACAGAGATTGGAAGTAAAACCATAAATAATATGTCAGTCTCTACATTCATAATATATTGGTCAGGGAGTATTTACAACAAGGAACAAAAGAAAGACTATGTACCCTTAAGTTCCTAATCTATTTACATTTTACACATGCTATCTTCATTCTTGGTTCCTGGCACCTTGAGAATTCTACTGATAGGCATCCTATCTTCATCCTTGGTTCAAGGTACAATGCCTAGTTTGTTTCTCAGTGGCGGATCAAATGACTAGTTCACCACGTTTGGCAGAACCGGTGCTAACTATATATGTATGTGTGAAAATAGAATGATATACATTTCAGAACCAACTCCCTTACCTCAGAACCCACAATGTCTAAATTCTAGATTCGCCTCTAATGCTTCTTAAGCTTGCTGacgtttctcctttttctttcGTTGCTAGCTGTGAGCGATAATACTTATTCTTTTACTTTCATTGAACATTGGTGCAGCTACATGGCTAATTCCAAGTTCTTCACTGAACAATGTCTCGTTGAGCATGGAATCGGCTACAGTGCTAATTATCTGTTCATCGTCGAAGACTGGGTTTATGCTTGGTTCTTCACATGTCAACGGATTAACTTCAGCTTCCATTCTTGTTTCATCATTGTACATTTGGTTAGCTACTTCAGTATCAATGTTTGTCATTGTTTTATCTGGCAATTCCTCGAAAGGGCATGATGTCTGAGGCTCTTCTTTGTTTCTGTTTGCAAGCTTAGAAGCAAATACATCTAAAGCTTCCTTCATCCATGGATGCCAACATACTTCCCTAGCTTCATTAAATTTCATCTGCAAATTTAATCAAACACCACATCAAAACACATTCTTTTATCGAAGCTTCCACCAGCACAGGTACATGATAGCTTTGTCCATCAATAAATAATCACGCTCTGCCTAAAGCTTAGTGAGCAGAGTTACTACGTATCAAAACATGCTACTTACAAAGGCAAATCGAGCATTAGGGCAATGCACCTCAAACTATATACATGCAtccaaaatttataaaaaattgtAAAGATATACGTCAAGAGTATgtcactaccctccccagactccactcatgggattacactgggttttgTTGTTGTACATTTTGGATATGTCTGCATTATCTAACCTAAGAAATTGAGATCAAAAGGATAATAGCAAGATAGCGGAGATCCAAAATTTACAAACCCAGAAACGTCGACGGGCAGTTTTCTCAGGCCAATCATCTAATTCCTCAGTAACAAGCAAAGGCAACATGTGCCCCTCATGAAATGTGCCTTGGCTTTTGCTCTTGAAACTCCATGTACCTAAATAGTCCTGCATTCAACCAGCAATAGCAAAAGGCTTATATACACAAGAAAATCAATCAACTAATATCACATTTTTAATTAATCGGAATCAACTACATGAATCATTAGTATCCATTTCATCAGGTTCATTTCATTCCACTACTAAATTATCTGTCTTTTAATAAAAAAACTAAAGGTTTTCTAAATCTCGCGCTTAATCTTACACAGATAATTATAACTTTAAGATGCAGAGACAAACCTGAACCTCAACCTCGCCTAGAACCCCAGCTTCCTCAAAGGTCTCTCGTAAAGCTGCATCTTTTAATGACTCATCAATTTCCCAACCCCCCTGTAAATTCATTGCAAAACCAATAATGTCAAttgagaaataagaaaaagacaGTACGGTGCGCTAAGCTCATGCTATGTGCGGGGTCCGGGAAAGACCAGACCAAAAGGGTCTATTgcacgcagccttaccctgcatttctgcaataGGCTATTTTCATGGCTCGAACCCGTAACCTCCTGATCACATGTCAGCAACTTTAGCTCAATTGAGGAACGATAAAACAATAATCCAATTAGCTAAATCAATAGAAAAATTTGATGGACTTGTTATAGATATATGTCTACCTTAGGGAACATTACTCTTGGACTCTTCTGTGAGCTGATCAATAAAAACTCTAAATCATCAATTCTGGCCCCATTATTGAAAGATGACTCGTTAGTTTCTCTGTATCTATAAGGAATGCATCTGCACCATATGTAATTTGAGAGAAAAATCATATCAATTTCTTAATATATATAAGAACAGGATAAAAAAATAACCCTTGTATCCaaaaacttccccatttacctTTTATTCTTAAAACACCAATAAAAAAGGTAaggaaatgaaaataaaaataaaaataaaaataaccacCCCACTTGAAATTTCTTGACTTTCAAAAATAAcaagaatcaaaagaaatacgTACCCAACAACCTGACGACAACCTTCATTGTATCTTTGCAAGTCTCTTCCCATTCGGGAGGACATAGAAAATGTCTTAAACATTTAGAAATTCGAAGAACTAAATAAAATCAAACTATaatcttcttcttgttcttcttccttAAGAGAAAACGAGAGAATTCctcataaacaaaaaaaaatggttATGGACGAGAAGTCAACTATATGTAGGATTATAGTTAGACGGTTATGGAAAGAGAGAAAAAGCAATGATTTGTAAATTGTCAACTccctaaaaaaggaaaagagtagCTATTTTCTTGGGTTAGATCTCCTTCTTTAATATAAGAAGTCTAGAAGCTAAATCCTAAATATAAGGGATGCTCTGCTACGTTCATGTGCTTCCACTctaataaaaagaataaaaaaagagaataaaaaaagagagaaaaatggtTAAGTCGTGGACACGTGGTCAATGATAACATATATTGTTTTGTATTTTCTCAGAAAGCCTCTTTGTATTTAATTTATACTATAACATGTTTTTTCACAAGATTTACAAGTAAGGACGATCCAACTCAACTGCAATGATTACGAAATTATTGAGGTTCGAATTCGTGCATTACAATATGAATTATACTTTCTTAATTAGTAAATTATTCCTTCAAATACAGCGTATTATATGAAAAATACAAGAGAAGGTTAACTTGAAGTATTGACGTCAATGCTTTATTTTTTTGGGGGGGCTTTTCACTTGGTAAGGTTGTTGCTTTAAACTCAAGCCAAAAAGTATAAGTTGCAAGATGCGAAAAGCTCCTTTTCTGATGACGAGTTTAGGATATGTAATATATTACTCCTAATTGGATAATATCTGAACAGTAGAGTAGGTATGTTTCATTATCGcggtttcaaaaaaaaaattaaatttacttGACCATGtggtaatatatttttttttgatgtgTCGTTCTCAGGAGTTAGGATATCTGGATATGTCATATTGACAATCCAGCGACAAATAGATTAATTATGAAGGGCATATAAGAGGACTTTACAAACACATGTCGTATATAGCCAGATATTGTACTCCCATTATAAGTGATTATAGTTAAGATAAGATAATATAGATGTAATTGGTCTTAATAAAAGGAAAGGAAatagaaaacaagaaaaaaggtGAGCAAAATTGTAAAACGTCTGCCAAAAAGAGAATAAATGGCGCCATATATAGTAGGAAATAAACTTGGGGTTATACTACCttcgtcccaatttatgtgaagaTGTTTGACTAGGCTCGGAGCAtaagaaataaagtaaaaaattagtttaaaacaaattatagaaatttgtgtggctagaaatcatctcattatgataaaaaaatttaaagttgattgaaataaatataaaaagatatTATTCTTTTTTGGACTGACTAATAAAATGTATACATGTCACATAAAATAGGACGAAAGGAGTATATGCTTATCAATGTAACGAAGGAGTGTATCGATGTTTAAGTCCATTAAAGCATAGAAGTTTAAATAAGagaaacttacacaaatgtcccaaataagtctcaacttaccAATCTTTAGCCATTAGTCATAGATTTGCCAAAATTAGCCAATCACATATAAAAATTGGaaaactcaaataaataaggttttttctctcaaaaaaacacatgcaaaaatcaccttccatatttttaagcgtgattagccACATTAGGTGCAAGAcagaaaggaaatttcatggatgaggtagcaaataaggtgatgaaatacaaaaaaacaatatacaatattccaaaaatctaagcaaaaaaggaactttttcaatgggtatagttgaaattcattgaaacatatagataagtcaatatacaaaatttgaggaatattggaggtgatttggactggttttatatcaaaattcgtaattaaatcgagttcaaaaaattcttttacaacacatgtatcaaacatctatcacgcatgtatctcacacacaggtatacatggatatacatgtgatacacaattgatacaaatatgatacacaaATAATACACAATGTGATACatatatcatttttttcatgttcggtttttactttgaattttcaattcaaactacctcaaaacttcaccaaatcatcccaaaactgagattcaagctccttaagatgtacccaatctattttAATAACACCCGCTCAAAAGAAAGCAAGAATTTGACTTTTTTTGCTACAattagctaattggctaatattagtaatattttatgaattgaccaatttttgtaATGAGCTACTTATAAATTGACATATCTAATAGTTTCCCATTAAATTATCTTTTCAGTGAGGTAAGAAATGTAGCAATTTTAAACAATGTTAACTCTTTTACTTGAACTTTAAATACATAATTGAACTTTTAAAATTGTACTCTATGCTTATTTATTGCTACATTCGCATCCCTCACTACAAAATAATTGTGGATGGAGTGATACACTATATATCAGTCAGACTTAAAATTGTGAATTCATTTATGAATACACGGGCTGTCCATGATGAAGGGTAGGCTGATAACGGCGGACCAAGCAAGACTAAAACTTTATAAGGAATGACATAAGTTCAAATGGTACGTGCGTCTGAGCTAAACCCAAAGCAGACAATACGTGCCATAAGCTTGAGTCGTAACAGATCGACACTCCTGTATACGAATACCAAAGTGCACTTTGAACacacacccaaaaaaaaaaaaaaaggggggggggggggggtgtttacCGTATGCTTGCATGCGAAGCACGAACTAGGAATACACAAGGCAGTTTCCCATATAGCAAGTTGAGCAGAGAAGACAATTTGACTGCATATTGGGAGGGAACAAAATCATGATCTTGAGCTTATCAAGACAGTAGCCACATAAAGCTTAAAATCAGTATTCTTTTCGCCTTTATATATGGGGACGTCCTCTTTAAGCAAGTTGTGTGTCCACTAGTACAAGAAGCTTATGCCAAGGCTTCCTTTACTCAGGGGTGGTTCAAAGGGAACTAGTATAGCCTTTTACTTTAGGCTCCAAAATTTATAGCCTTTATTATTTTTTCACTTAGATATTGGTGAAGTTTATAGattaaaaatataatgaaatagTTATTAAAAAGGAAAGATTGTCTTGTTTTTAACGGAagaaatatttagaattttaaattatattaatcAAATCTTCATATCAGTAAATAAAGTATTCTGCAACAATATCCAAGGTAATATATTGTAAATATATGGTTAATATCTATTAATTAacatgaataataataataataataataatatctgaAGTTAAAGGTTTAATGTCTCTTAATACTATTATCctataaacaaaacaaaaaaaggcaACATTACATTTTGTATCAATTAAAAAATTTAAGGATTCTTATTAAATTGGGCTTTAGGCCACTAATTTTATTGGGCCTCCTTGAATATGGCActcccaaaatgataaaattccgTTTTACCTATGATCAACTTGAATTCTTTAAGATCAATGGCGGCCTCAAATTTTAGATACGATGGGTTTGACATTGGAAATGTATATATTTTATCAATATGCTTAGTTTTTCGAATTTATACATAATGGTACGTAGTGGATTCTGCCGTACCCTAGATTTCATACTAAACTTTCATGCTAAACTGACCAATAATAAGGGCTCGTTTAGTGCGACAGATAACGGATAATTAATTTCAGGATTAACTTTGAGATGAATTTATTCCTTGTTTGGTTGGGATCCCGGTATAACTAATTCTCGGATTAGTTATTCCGTATTTTTATCTCTATGAGAGGATGGAACAATAATTTTGGGAAACCCGAAATAACTTATTTCCCCACCAAAGAAGATTCAATAATTagactatttgggttaattcttctaaaCAATGATGGAATTGTTTTTTAGTACTCTAGATGAGAATAAAGGAATTGTAAAGATAAGTCCTGAAAAAGGCTTTTGGGCTTTAAGTGTGACCACATTGAAATTTGgttttggaccacaaaaaatGCTATTGTTTGGAATTCTCAATTGAAAACCTCCAAAGCCCTCAATCACATAGGGAGGGAGGTTTTTATTGGGCTGTTTTGAAAAATGGAATCTTTCTAATATTGAATATTTGGTTAATCAAAGTTGCGTGACAACTTTTAGACGCAAAAGCTTAGGACTCGACCAACTCTTTATTCTGAATTTGCGTAAGCATTATTGGGTGTGTTGGGCCAATCAAACGGAGAAACAAAGTCATTTTTGACATGTCATGAGCTCCAAGTATCAATTCTTGCCGTCCACCAACAATGGATGcttgaattaattatatatggcagaaaacctttaaaaatcattaaatttGACATGTTTTACTCGGTGCaagaaaattttatttaataCGTGCAAATAATACTTTTTAGaaagatatatacatatatatactatgTTGACACGGCTTGAAAgattcaaaaaatatattaatcTAGGATAGAAAGTAAAATCTCAAAATCAGTAGACTCAAATCCAAGCCACATGAATATCGAATTATGACAATAAACTAAAACCAATTGTGCAAAATCATGCGTATGTAGTGGTGATTCGTGCTTGTGATACATACTtgcttttaatttttaaatagcaTATAAGATTTGTACTCGGAAACAGAATAAAATGTGAAACTGAAGATCAGTTCACGTCTGTTGTCACACGCTATCAACAGACATTAAGTAGTCAAACAACCAAAAAAGTTTGCCCACTTTGACACGGGCTCTCCCTTACCAAACTTAACTGCCTAAACTTCCAGTCCATGTAGACACATTCATTGGCCAACTGCCCGCACCTAGAAACAGTAAAGGGGCCTCGATTTTTACCAAAGTGGCTTAgaatattaaaaagtaaaagggATTCAAACTAGTGCCACCAACGAAGTTAATTGGTCAAAACCACTACTATGTCAATAGAACTTTAACCGGCAGAGCTAGACTTCTCAAGGATCAAGTTTCATATTTGAACTGTTGCTAAAAGTTAGCCTGAAATCTGAATCGTGTTCTAGAAGTGAAGATTTTCCTTTTCTTGATTGTGAATGAAGAAAAATCTACTCTTCAAATAATATACCAAACTAGATGGTCAAATCATACGATCATAGAACATTTGattttgaccaaagtcaaccaaaccTAAGACTCGAGTCAGTCCAAATGTTCACACGTTAGGTTGGGTTTACCCACACAGTATCCGTTATACGCATTAGAGCCCGTCTATATTCGAATTTGTGCTGTGTAAGGCCCGTTTACCCACCCAGTATCCGGTACCCGCATTAGAGCCCGTCTATATCCGGATTTGCACTGCGTAAGGCCCATTTAAGAGGAAGCACTCTCTATACGCAAGACGTCTGGTTAAAGATGGAGGAATCCTATCCGTCCCACTACGACCCATTTTGGTACACATTAGGAAACTAGTATGAGTAGAAAACTATATGCTTAACTTGCAGTCATTAAAAGAATTATTATAATTTGACTGTTTTTTTCCTTAATCGTCATCTACTGCAACCGTCTTTCTTATCCAAATTGCAGACGAATTATACTTCGAAAACTCACACAAACCAAGATATTAAAAAGCATGTAATATTTTGAAATGGTAAAACCCTAGTACCCTCCTAATGCAGCGTTTTAATATGAAATAAACGATATCAAATTGATCATTAGCCATGAGAGAAGCTTAAAGAAAGGTACTAGAACAATGTAATTGTAACTTTGTAAGGATACGATATGGTTTAACTTTAACGCATTGATAATGGAAAAACATTTACGctataaaattatttaaaaaacagTTAGAACTCATATGTACTTTTTACCATTAATAAGTACTTTTTAAAATTAAGTACTctttccgttcacttttacttggcaggtatgctaaaaatatatttttatttttatttgttactttacgcatatcaagagaagataaaaaaaaaattctgttaTACgcacagtatttattactcatttcaaattattttctcaaatccaataaaatatgcatcaattaatagtaaattatacactttatttattattttttaagtgacataaaaagtcaaaacgtgccaaGTAAAAGTAAACAGAGAGAGTACTTTTTATAGCAAGTGTAAGTTAGTAATATAGAAAAAACAAATATACTGTAACTAAGTTGCTACAACTGATTAAATTATAGTGATAGATAAAAGATTTACCGCTTATGGATTTTCAAACGTGATAATGTTTTGATCACGTTTTACTACTTATCCAAAACATGATAATGATGAAGCAAATTTTGACCAGTACACGTGGGGTCTATTAGCTTAATCGTCGGTCAAATAATCCTGTACATGGTCTTAAACTGGCGTCTTCACTCTGAATTTTCCATTTAATTCGCATTAAATTAAGCACGTTCCACATTCTGATTCGCAAGACCAAGTTTCTTCCCACCTGGGGTTGGTCGTGAGTTAGGGGTTGGAGGCCAAAcccaataaatatatatatttatatatatatatattactcctAAGTCCTAATAAACAACACATCAAAGTCCTTTATCATAGAAAATAGACTCTGCTTATTTGGTCAGTTCATATGGAGGAGATGATGAAGAAGAGCAACATGGCAAAGAAAGAAGACAGATTCTTGGAACAAAACTATGAGGGTGATCATCTTGTCCACAACCAAGTGAAGAAGATTAAGCAGGAAGAGTCTAAACACCATGTCATTGACTGGTCCCTAAGACAACCAGAGATGAAAATGGTTCTAGCAAGGGAGGTTGTCATGACCAGGCAACATTCGAGATCACGCCTTGGACTGAACTCCGGCCAACCCATCTTCGTCGGCGACAACTAGAAGTAGACAGTTCATAAAAGATGGTTGCTAGTTTTTTTAAGGCTGCTAGCTTAGTAGTACAGGTCATCCAATAGGGTCTATGGTTTAGATTTTGTTTCCCATATAAATATGATTTTTGTAAATATTTCGATGGTCATGATCCTctaattttatcttttatagcAGTTTCCTTTCACTTCTTTGCTTCCTCGTTAATTCGGACTCTCAGTTTGCTTCGTCCAACCACTCTTCCAATGGGGAACTTCAAGCTGACAAATTAACTCTGGCTGAAAGCAGAGAAAAACTCTCTTTATTTCCTAATGAttgttacttttctttcttttcttgtgtTTTGACCTGAAAAAATAACTTCTTTTGCATCTTTAAGTAAAAAGATGGAATCATGGTAACAGCTGAAAAGAGCACAGAATTGAAAATAAAAAGTATCTTGTGCATCAGCTTAACTTCAGAAGCTCACAATATTCTTTAAGAATTTTATCATGAACGTGTTGTATGGTTACCGAGTTACCATTCTTGGTACACAGATACTTCAGGTGACAGCCACGATCTTACTTGTTGCCTGAAGcaaacttttctttctttctgctttttttcttcttctttggacAAGGAAGGAAATGGGAAAAGGTCCAAATTTGCTGCTGAACTATCACACATTCACGCTTAACTTTGTCCTTCATTAGAAGTTGCCAACAAACATACCTTCACTGTTTCCTTTTTGTATCATATATTCATATTTTCCCTTACTCACTAACGGTCCTTTACTTGGACCTGATAAACACTGAAACGTATGATTAATCAATATAAATTTTTGGTATTCATTTCCCGAAAACCTGTTCCTTAACATAAAAGCCATGATGGAACAATTGGAAGATTTCATTTTCACGCAGCAATTCTAGAAATACGTGGAGAGAGGAAAGAATATGGAGTATAAGAATATCGAACCTGCTATAAACAACTTACGTGGCTGCATATATGGCATAAGACATCAGATTGGTGACAAAGTTAGAAGATTGGAAAAAAGCATTTCAACTATATATTGCATCAAAGAGTTCCCCACACAAACTGCAATATTACGTGTAATTTTTTTAAGTAGAAACTTAAAAGCTATATGTGATGCTATGCATTTATTATATCCAGCATCATGATGAACCAGCACCAAGTTCTTTAGGTTGTATCTTTATCACATGGTAAACTAAGCAGCTTTTCATCAAAGATGTTCCTTTAAGGTACTCTTATGCTCCTGCAGAACATGGAAAACGTTTTTGACTTTTTGTTACCATTTCCTGAGAACTTAGGTGCACTATGAATGCAGAAAATGTCAATTACCCAGCAAACTATGGACAACTTACCTCTTGAAAAGTTACATTCAACTACGGCATAAGCTCAGGATTCACCATGTACATTCTGAAGTAGATATTTAGCATTTAGCAACAGAGCATCAGCCTCCTCATTTGCTGTGTCAAGCAAGCGCAGTTCCTTAATCTCTTCTTGCCACTTTTCCATCTGTTCCTTGTGTATTCTGCAAACAATATGGTTCAGCAAATAGGCAATTCATGTCTAACTACTTGCTTAACTTTCACTTACTGAATCAATCGTTCTTCAAATTCATTACTCAGCTCCTTAAGCATGGACTTCCCTGATTCCAGCAGTTCAGATACCTTCTCAAATTGATAACAAAAAGGACGTCAACGATATAGACATGtgaaaatatagcaaatcaataTATTCACAGGCATGTTTGCAAACTTAAATGCTCAACGCTGCTTTGAATACACCAAAATTCCATCATACACTGAATTGGGCACGGCTATCAACTACTTCTTCCTATATTTTGACATATTACCACTTCCAGCTATATGAGGTATAACAGATAGTACATATACATGCTGGGTAAAATGGTTCATCTTTTCAAGAATATTGGCAATCTCCGCCTCCATTTGTTCAGAAGCCATAGGGACAGGGATCAATGCATGTTCTTCTTCGGCATCCTTCGCTAGTTCGATATCATTCTCTGTTGTTTCACTATCTGCCACCTAGTAGCACATTACCATCTGTCAGGCAAAATATCATAGTATTCAAAAAACGTAAGGTGGATAGAGGGCATACAGAAGGTTTCATGCGCTTATTCGTGAGATCGGCAACTTCTATTTCCATTCGTGATCTGTAATTGCAGAAACTGGACAAATATGACGCGTATAAAAAGTTGTCAATAAACAAGGGAACAAATAAGATTAACTATGTGAAACTTAAcagtggcggacccagg is drawn from Nicotiana tabacum cultivar K326 chromosome 22, ASM71507v2, whole genome shotgun sequence and contains these coding sequences:
- the LOC107760010 gene encoding nudix hydrolase 17, mitochondrial isoform X2 gives rise to the protein MFKTFSMSSRMGRDLQRYNEGCRQVVGCIPYRYRETNESSFNNGARIDDLEFLLISSQKSPRVMFPKGGWEIDESLKDAALRETFEEAGVLGEVEVQDYLGTWSFKSKSQGTFHEGHMLPLLVTEELDDWPEKTARRRFWMKFNEAREVCWHPWMKEALDVFASKLANRNKEEPQTSCPFEELPDKTMTNIDTEVANQMYNDETRMEAEVNPLTCEEPSINPVFDDEQIISTVADSMLNETLFSEELGISHVAAPMFNESKRISIIAHS
- the LOC107760011 gene encoding uncharacterized protein LOC107760011 isoform X3 encodes the protein MEIEVADLTNKRMKPSVADSETTENDIELAKDAEEEHALIPVPMASEQMEAEIANILEKMNHFTQHVSELLESGKSMLKELSNEFEERLIQIHKEQMEKWQEEIKELRLLDTANEEADALLLNAKYLLQNVHGES
- the LOC107760011 gene encoding uncharacterized protein LOC107760011 isoform X2, encoding MEIEVADLTNKRMKPSVADSETTENDIELAKDAEEEHALIPVPMASEQMEAEIANILEKMNHFTQHVYVSELLESGKSMLKELSNEFEERLIQIHKEQMEKWQEEIKELRLLDTANEEADALLLNAKYLLQNVHGES
- the LOC107760010 gene encoding nudix hydrolase 17, mitochondrial isoform X1; protein product: MFKTFSMSSRMGRDLQRYNEGCRQVVGCIPYRYRETNESSFNNGARIDDLEFLLISSQKSPRVMFPKEVTGSSHENSLLQKCRGGWEIDESLKDAALRETFEEAGVLGEVEVQDYLGTWSFKSKSQGTFHEGHMLPLLVTEELDDWPEKTARRRFWMKFNEAREVCWHPWMKEALDVFASKLANRNKEEPQTSCPFEELPDKTMTNIDTEVANQMYNDETRMEAEVNPLTCEEPSINPVFDDEQIISTVADSMLNETLFSEELGISHVAAPMFNESKRISIIAHS